The following coding sequences are from one Candidatus Ozemobacteraceae bacterium window:
- the ispF gene encoding 2-C-methyl-D-erythritol 2,4-cyclodiphosphate synthase, which translates to MNGEMSGLRIGFGHDIHALIPDRELWLGGVRIPHSYGLKGHSDADALLHAVMDALLGAAALGDIGMLFPDTDPAYRGISSMLLLERVMSRIEEAGFCVVNIDTVIQCESPKISPHREAIRESLARGLRIDKSRVSVKAGTNEGFDAVGERRAMVCNAVVLLESRRNVGCGR; encoded by the coding sequence ATGAACGGGGAGATGAGCGGCCTCAGAATAGGCTTCGGCCACGATATTCATGCCCTGATTCCCGACCGGGAACTGTGGCTCGGCGGTGTCCGCATTCCCCATTCGTACGGTCTCAAGGGCCACTCGGACGCCGATGCCCTGCTTCATGCCGTCATGGATGCCCTGCTCGGGGCCGCCGCGCTCGGCGACATCGGCATGCTGTTTCCCGATACCGATCCCGCCTATCGCGGCATCTCGTCGATGCTGCTGCTCGAGCGCGTCATGAGCCGCATCGAGGAAGCCGGTTTTTGTGTCGTCAACATCGATACTGTGATACAGTGTGAGAGTCCGAAAATTTCTCCTCACCGTGAAGCCATTCGCGAGTCGCTCGCCCGGGGCCTGCGCATCGACAAGAGCAGGGTCTCGGTGAAAGCCGGCACGAACGAGGGGTTCGACGCGGTGGGGGAGCGGCGCGCCATGGTATGCAACGCCGTGGTGTTACTTGAATCCCGGAGGAATGTCGGCTGTGGCAGGTGA